Proteins from a genomic interval of Sphingomonas sp. Y38-1Y:
- a CDS encoding L,D-transpeptidase family protein, whose product MAGKTMIRLSVMLGAATMLAGTAQAQESLLPADIVPETDTAPATQAAPVQVPAVPVPPRLTQRVLPRLSGEQAALLSQLLGKDSHDQGLRFSGRTPPAPADNDALVRAALDHAHAVRAGRLEATDFQEDWALRPQAYDPYPSFVQAVKSDRVAQWFAELPPPWAGYEGLRAGLATYRKIAANGGWKSIPAGPDMGLGAKGARVAALRQRLAIEDSSVSASSDSYDEGLRSAVQRAQRRYGLNPTGVVSTGTLGALNVPVATRVRQIMANMERWRWLPDQLPKDRIQVNIAAAVLTVFEGDQPVMSMKAVTGKPGGGETPMLQSSIHSVVLNPPWNVPAGIAKRELFPKGMGYLKANGFRVIGEGDSARLQQASGDTSALGRFKFDFDNPFAVYLHDTPAKGGFSRFDRLASHGCIRLEKPNLLAKRLLRDVPEWSPEAIDEQVTGSTKTVRARLNTPVSVYLLYWTAFASGNGQINFRDDPYGWDAKLADKIENRSAMQIASR is encoded by the coding sequence ATGGCTGGCAAGACGATGATTCGGTTGAGCGTGATGCTGGGTGCGGCGACGATGCTGGCGGGAACGGCGCAGGCGCAGGAATCGCTACTGCCCGCCGATATCGTGCCCGAGACCGATACGGCGCCGGCAACGCAGGCCGCGCCCGTGCAGGTGCCCGCGGTGCCGGTGCCGCCGCGCCTGACGCAGCGCGTATTGCCGCGACTGTCGGGCGAGCAGGCGGCGTTGCTCTCCCAGTTGCTCGGCAAGGACAGCCACGATCAGGGCCTGCGCTTCTCGGGCCGGACCCCTCCGGCGCCCGCCGACAACGACGCGCTCGTCCGCGCGGCGCTCGACCATGCACATGCGGTGCGCGCGGGCCGGCTGGAGGCGACCGATTTCCAGGAGGACTGGGCGCTTCGGCCGCAGGCGTACGATCCCTATCCCTCGTTCGTGCAGGCGGTGAAGAGCGACCGCGTCGCGCAGTGGTTCGCCGAGCTGCCGCCGCCTTGGGCGGGCTATGAGGGACTGCGCGCGGGCCTTGCCACCTATCGCAAGATCGCCGCCAATGGCGGGTGGAAGTCGATCCCGGCCGGTCCCGACATGGGCCTGGGCGCCAAGGGCGCACGCGTCGCGGCGCTGCGCCAGCGGCTCGCGATCGAGGACAGCAGCGTGTCGGCGAGCAGCGACAGCTATGACGAGGGCCTGCGGAGCGCCGTCCAGCGGGCGCAGCGCCGTTATGGCCTCAATCCCACCGGTGTCGTCTCGACCGGGACGCTGGGCGCGCTCAACGTGCCAGTGGCGACGCGCGTGCGCCAGATCATGGCAAACATGGAGCGCTGGCGGTGGCTACCCGATCAGCTGCCCAAGGACCGCATTCAGGTGAACATTGCCGCGGCGGTGCTGACGGTGTTCGAGGGCGATCAGCCGGTCATGTCGATGAAGGCGGTGACGGGGAAGCCCGGTGGCGGCGAGACGCCGATGCTCCAGTCGAGCATCCACTCGGTCGTGCTCAATCCGCCGTGGAACGTGCCCGCCGGCATCGCCAAGCGCGAGCTGTTCCCGAAGGGCATGGGCTATCTCAAGGCCAACGGTTTCCGGGTGATCGGCGAAGGCGACAGCGCGCGGCTTCAGCAGGCGTCGGGCGATACCAGCGCGCTCGGCCGCTTCAAGTTCGACTTCGACAATCCGTTCGCGGTCTATCTCCACGACACGCCGGCCAAGGGCGGCTTCTCGCGCTTCGACCGGCTGGCGAGCCATGGCTGCATCCGGCTCGAGAAGCCCAACCTGCTGGCCAAGCGCTTGCTGCGCGACGTGCCCGAATGGAGCCCTGAGGCGATCGACGAGCAGGTCACCGGATCGACGAAGACGGTGCGCGCGCGGCTCAACACGCCGGTCTCGGTCTATCTCCTCTACTGGACCGCGTTCGCCAGCGGGAACGGCCAGATCAACTTCCGCGACGATCCCTATGGCTGGGACGCCAAGCTCGCCGACAAGATCGAGAACCGGTCGGCGATGCAGATCGCCAGCCGCTAA